A genomic window from Flavobacterium sp. I3-2 includes:
- the chrA gene encoding chromate efflux transporter: MDQKIQIKEIARLFFKLGVIGFGGPAAHIAMMQREVVAKRQWMSDQQFLDLLGATNLIPGPNSTELAIHIGYDKGGWKGLLVAGLCFIFPAVLITGIFAYFYQKYGQIPEVSPFLYGIKPAIIAIIIGAIYPLFLKAIKNVYLGVLAIAVVVLSLLGINEIFLLVGAGFFMLLVKNFRQSRSMKSFVPLALFPVLHGSFLSTINQSLFWTFLKIGSILFGSGYVLFAFLDTELVDKGLLTRIQLMDAIAVGQFTPGPVFSSVTFIGYQINGLSGAIVSTLAIFLPSFILVALIHPLMKFIRSNQSFAAFLNGVNVASVAIILSVCIIMGKETITDLRNIAIALISAVIVFQFKKINSAFIVLFGSILGYLLIQF, translated from the coding sequence ATGGATCAAAAAATACAAATTAAGGAAATTGCAAGGTTGTTTTTCAAGCTTGGAGTGATTGGCTTTGGTGGTCCTGCGGCTCATATTGCTATGATGCAAAGAGAAGTGGTCGCGAAACGGCAATGGATGAGTGATCAGCAATTTTTAGATTTATTAGGTGCTACCAACCTCATTCCTGGACCTAATAGCACTGAACTAGCTATTCATATCGGTTACGACAAAGGCGGATGGAAAGGTCTATTAGTTGCCGGACTATGTTTCATATTTCCAGCAGTATTGATTACCGGAATTTTCGCCTATTTTTATCAGAAGTACGGACAAATTCCAGAAGTTTCACCTTTTTTATATGGAATCAAACCAGCCATTATTGCAATCATTATTGGTGCCATTTATCCACTGTTTTTAAAAGCGATAAAGAATGTTTACCTAGGTGTTTTAGCAATTGCTGTAGTCGTTTTATCGCTTTTAGGTATCAATGAAATTTTTTTATTGGTAGGCGCTGGCTTTTTTATGCTTTTAGTAAAAAATTTTCGCCAATCTCGTTCCATGAAAAGTTTTGTTCCTTTAGCTCTATTTCCTGTATTGCATGGATCGTTTCTGTCTACGATAAACCAATCCTTATTTTGGACTTTTCTAAAAATTGGTTCAATTCTTTTCGGAAGTGGCTACGTTTTATTTGCTTTCTTAGATACCGAGTTGGTAGATAAAGGCTTACTCACGCGAATACAACTGATGGACGCAATTGCAGTTGGACAATTTACACCGGGACCTGTTTTTTCATCTGTAACTTTTATTGGATATCAAATCAACGGACTTTCGGGTGCTATTGTATCTACTTTAGCCATTTTTCTACCCTCATTTATTTTGGTTGCTTTAATACATCCTTTAATGAAGTTTATAAGAAGTAACCAATCATTTGCGGCTTTTTTAAATGGTGTGAATGTAGCATCTGTAGCGATTATTTTATCTGTTTGTATTATTATGGGTAAAGAAACCATTACCGATTTGAGAAACATTGCAATTGCATTGATCAGTGCCGTAATAGTTTTTCAATTCAAAAAAATCAATAGTGCTTTCATTGTATTATTTGGTTCCATACTAGGCTACTTACTTATTCAATTTTAA
- a CDS encoding DUF6428 family protein, giving the protein MKLSEIKEILPTLDDVVFQLEDGTFVPEHFHVTEIGQITKKFIDCGGVVRDEKVVNFQLWNADDYEHRLKPGKLLNIIRLSENKLGIEDAEIEVEYQSTTIGKYDLEFNGKHFILKNKKTACLAEDACGIPVATENKFIIKQEKVSCCTPNSGCC; this is encoded by the coding sequence ATGAAACTTTCAGAAATCAAAGAAATTTTACCAACATTAGATGATGTTGTTTTTCAATTAGAGGATGGTACTTTCGTTCCAGAACATTTTCACGTTACAGAGATAGGGCAAATAACTAAGAAATTTATTGATTGCGGTGGTGTTGTTAGAGATGAAAAAGTTGTTAATTTCCAATTATGGAATGCAGACGATTATGAGCATCGTTTAAAACCTGGAAAATTATTAAACATCATTCGTTTATCCGAAAACAAATTAGGAATTGAAGATGCTGAAATAGAAGTAGAATATCAATCGACTACAATCGGTAAATATGATCTTGAATTTAATGGAAAACATTTCATTTTAAAAAATAAAAAAACAGCTTGTTTAGCTGAAGATGCTTGTGGTATTCCAGTAGCAACAGAAAATAAATTTATAATAAAACAAGAAAAAGTGTCTTGCTGTACACCTAATTCTGGATGTTGCTAA
- the arsB gene encoding ACR3 family arsenite efflux transporter, with product MQPKLKLLDRYLTLWIFIAMIFGVLIGYIFPNTPIVVERMSVGTTNIPLAIGLIIMMFPPLTKVDYTLLPQAFKNKKVIGISLLLNWVIGTVLMFGLAVLFLHDQPDYMSGLILIGLARCIAMVIVWSDLAKANREYTAMLVALNSIFQVSSYSFLVWLFINILPTKLGLANFNVSVSMTEVTQSVLIYLGIPFLAGFITRYTLIREKGIQWYNRVFVPKISPITLYALLFTIVVMFSLKGDKILELPLDVIKVAIPLVIYFVMMFFISFFINKAMKVPYDKNASIAFTATGNNFELAIAVSIAIFGIHSPQAFVGVIGPLIEVPVLILLVKASLWSKKKYYSQST from the coding sequence ATGCAGCCTAAATTAAAATTATTAGATAGATACTTGACCTTGTGGATATTTATCGCAATGATATTCGGTGTTTTAATTGGATATATATTTCCAAATACGCCAATAGTAGTAGAACGTATGAGTGTGGGAACTACAAATATACCTTTAGCTATAGGTTTAATTATTATGATGTTTCCGCCATTAACCAAAGTAGACTATACTTTATTACCACAAGCATTCAAAAATAAAAAGGTAATCGGTATATCCTTACTATTAAATTGGGTTATAGGTACAGTTTTAATGTTTGGCTTAGCTGTGTTATTTCTTCACGATCAGCCTGATTATATGTCCGGATTAATTCTCATTGGATTAGCCCGATGTATTGCTATGGTTATAGTTTGGAGCGATTTAGCAAAGGCTAATAGAGAATACACAGCAATGTTAGTCGCACTAAATAGTATTTTTCAAGTATCAAGTTATAGCTTTTTAGTTTGGTTATTCATCAACATATTACCAACCAAATTAGGTTTAGCAAATTTTAATGTTTCAGTATCGATGACGGAAGTTACACAAAGTGTATTAATCTATTTAGGAATTCCTTTTTTAGCAGGATTTATCACCCGATACACTTTAATTAGAGAGAAAGGTATACAGTGGTACAATCGTGTATTCGTACCCAAAATATCCCCCATAACACTTTATGCATTATTGTTTACTATTGTGGTAATGTTCAGTTTAAAAGGGGATAAAATTCTTGAACTACCTTTAGACGTTATTAAAGTAGCGATTCCATTAGTTATTTATTTTGTAATGATGTTCTTCATCAGTTTCTTTATCAATAAAGCAATGAAAGTTCCATATGATAAAAATGCATCCATTGCATTTACAGCAACAGGTAACAATTTTGAACTAGCTATTGCAGTTTCTATAGCCATATTTGGTATTCATTCACCACAAGCATTTGTAGGAGTTATTGGACCTTTAATAGAAGTGCCAGTACTGATACTTTTAGTAAAGGCAAGTTTATGGTCAAAGAAAAAGTATTATTCCCAAAGTACCTAA
- a CDS encoding YeeE/YedE family protein, which yields MDWIFGTWPWYVGGPIIAFIMLALIYLGKSFGFSSNFRTICSAMGAGKTCSFFDFNWRAQKWNLLFLVGAVLGGYLAANVLSNNQIPEISAYTTEYLQNLGFNSVGKSYGPTEIFETLNANSLAVLIIGGLLIGFGSRYAGGCTSGHAISGLSDLQLPSLIAVIGFFIGGLIMVHLLLPIIF from the coding sequence ATGGATTGGATATTTGGAACATGGCCTTGGTATGTAGGAGGTCCTATTATTGCATTTATAATGCTTGCTTTGATTTATTTAGGTAAAAGTTTTGGCTTTTCTTCAAATTTCAGAACTATCTGTTCCGCAATGGGTGCAGGTAAAACATGCTCGTTTTTCGATTTTAATTGGAGAGCTCAAAAGTGGAATCTACTTTTTTTAGTTGGTGCTGTGCTTGGAGGCTATTTAGCTGCAAATGTATTGTCAAACAATCAAATTCCTGAAATATCTGCATATACAACTGAGTATTTGCAAAACCTTGGATTTAATAGTGTTGGAAAAAGTTATGGTCCTACAGAAATATTTGAAACTTTGAATGCAAATTCATTAGCTGTTTTAATCATTGGAGGATTACTTATTGGATTTGGAAGTAGATATGCTGGCGGATGTACTTCAGGACATGCTATTTCAGGTTTAAGTGATTTACAGTTACCTTCATTAATTGCTGTTATCGGTTTCTTTATCGGAGGATTAATCATGGTTCATTTATTATTACCAATAATTTTTTAA
- a CDS encoding ArsR/SmtB family transcription factor, translated as MGTTKSEIFTIEQNNLATLFKVLGHPARIAIIQHIIKQNACICTDLVDVLGLAQATISQHLKELKKIGILKGAIEGKSVCYCIDLKVWVSIQNEFSSFFNQNVKIEKCC; from the coding sequence ATGGGTACTACTAAGTCAGAAATATTTACAATAGAGCAAAATAATTTAGCTACATTATTTAAAGTATTGGGGCATCCAGCTCGTATTGCTATAATTCAGCACATCATCAAACAAAATGCTTGTATATGTACAGATTTGGTAGATGTATTAGGTTTGGCACAAGCTACTATTTCGCAACATTTAAAAGAACTGAAGAAAATAGGAATTCTTAAAGGTGCAATTGAAGGGAAATCGGTTTGTTATTGTATTGATCTAAAGGTTTGGGTATCGATTCAGAATGAGTTTTCAAGTTTTTTTAATCAAAACGTAAAAATAGAGAAATGCTGTTAA
- a CDS encoding DUF6691 family protein, which translates to MRSILYIVLGVIFGITMYKAETASWFRIVEMFQFQSFHMFGFIGSALVIGLIGIQFIKRKSAKDLDGNPIVIKPKDKSISRYLFGGISFGLGWALIGACPGPIFVLLGAGTYSIIIVILAALTGTWLYGILKDYLPH; encoded by the coding sequence ATGAGAAGTATTTTATATATTGTGTTAGGAGTGATTTTTGGAATCACTATGTATAAGGCAGAAACAGCCTCATGGTTTAGAATAGTAGAAATGTTTCAATTTCAATCTTTTCATATGTTTGGATTTATTGGTTCAGCATTAGTTATTGGATTGATTGGAATACAATTTATTAAGAGAAAGAGTGCCAAAGACCTTGATGGTAATCCAATTGTTATTAAACCGAAAGATAAGTCAATTAGTCGCTATTTATTCGGTGGTATTTCTTTTGGTTTAGGATGGGCTTTAATTGGTGCTTGTCCTGGTCCTATCTTTGTACTTTTAGGTGCAGGAACTTATTCTATAATTATTGTAATTTTAGCAGCATTAACAGGTACATGGTTGTACGGAATATTAAAAGATTATCTACCTCATTAA
- a CDS encoding sulfite exporter TauE/SafE family protein, with protein sequence MEIIGFILTVVIGLLVGLFGGGGSILTVPVLVYLFAIPATLSTTYSLALVSITSLIAATPHVVQKKLSYTKILQFGIPSMIALYTIRSFVLPSIPPYFKFLGFEIEKNTFMMLFFSLLMLTSGFFMIKQKKNNPDCIDCSYNHIALMVAGLLEGLITGIVGAGGGFIIVPILMIFGKMSVKQAVANSLFIIGVKSFIGFLGSHDISSLNFSFLIKILAIALVGMYFGVQLNKKLDAKQLKPIFGYFVMIMGCIILIKELIIK encoded by the coding sequence ATGGAAATCATAGGTTTTATATTAACTGTTGTCATCGGTTTACTGGTTGGTTTATTTGGTGGAGGTGGAAGCATTCTTACCGTACCTGTTTTAGTGTATCTATTTGCAATTCCTGCCACGTTATCTACGACATATTCTTTAGCTCTAGTTAGTATTACAAGTTTAATTGCGGCAACACCTCATGTGGTACAAAAGAAGTTGTCTTACACAAAAATACTTCAATTTGGTATTCCTTCAATGATAGCCTTATATACAATACGTTCTTTTGTTCTTCCATCAATCCCACCCTACTTCAAGTTTTTGGGATTTGAGATCGAGAAAAACACTTTTATGATGTTATTCTTTTCTTTATTAATGCTGACTTCTGGTTTTTTTATGATTAAACAAAAGAAAAATAATCCTGATTGTATCGATTGTTCATATAATCATATAGCCTTAATGGTTGCAGGATTATTAGAAGGTTTAATAACAGGTATTGTTGGTGCTGGTGGTGGATTTATTATAGTACCTATATTAATGATTTTTGGAAAAATGAGTGTAAAACAAGCCGTAGCCAATTCACTATTTATTATTGGGGTTAAATCATTTATTGGATTTTTAGGATCACACGATATCTCATCTTTAAACTTTTCCTTTTTAATAAAAATTTTAGCTATCGCCTTGGTTGGAATGTACTTCGGAGTTCAATTGAACAAAAAATTAGATGCCAAACAATTAAAACCCATTTTTGGATATTTTGTGATGATTATGGGATGTATCATATTAATTAAAGAACTCATAATAAAATAG
- a CDS encoding low molecular weight phosphatase family protein has translation MQNQLLYTIQNNVLSQEISDDRKAILQPLVVYIQEKVNRKQAVNLNFICTHNSRRSHLAQIWAQFAAYYYNVQDVNCYSGGTEITALFPKVIETLSHQGFQILKIAEGGNPIYAIKYDENSLPIIGFSKKYDHPYNPSSEFAAIMTCSQADGGCPFIAGAEKRIPITYDDPKISDSTIEQSEVYQQRSIEIATEMMYIFSQIQVN, from the coding sequence ATGCAAAACCAATTATTATACACTATTCAGAATAATGTTCTGAGTCAAGAGATTTCTGATGACAGAAAAGCTATTTTACAACCTTTGGTTGTTTATATTCAAGAGAAAGTCAATCGTAAGCAAGCTGTAAATCTCAATTTCATTTGCACGCACAATTCACGCAGAAGTCATCTAGCACAAATATGGGCACAATTTGCAGCATACTATTATAATGTTCAAGATGTCAATTGTTATTCAGGTGGTACAGAAATTACAGCCTTGTTTCCAAAAGTAATAGAAACTTTAAGTCATCAAGGCTTCCAAATCCTCAAAATTGCTGAAGGCGGTAATCCTATTTACGCAATAAAATATGATGAAAATAGTTTACCGATTATCGGATTTTCTAAAAAATATGATCATCCTTATAACCCTAGCTCAGAATTTGCGGCAATAATGACTTGCTCACAAGCAGACGGTGGGTGCCCTTTTATTGCAGGTGCAGAAAAACGAATTCCAATTACATACGACGATCCTAAAATTTCTGACAGTACAATAGAACAGAGTGAAGTTTACCAGCAACGAAGTATCGAAATAGCAACCGAAATGATGTACATTTTTTCTCAAATACAAGTTAATTAA
- a CDS encoding Crp/Fnr family transcriptional regulator — protein MINKSLLESYFSSLFEEELIDEMVQIGQIRSFEENEILIDLNQTISHMPLLLHGAIRIMRDDDNDGELLLYYLEKGDTCAMTMTCCLGTKTSNIRATAETDGEMLMIPVQKMDEWLAKYATWRAFVFNSYQDRLDEMMRSIDNLAFNDSKGRLKNYLIEVASVNKTRTVNKTHAEIAYEMNTSRVVISRLIKALENEGFIKQQRNSITIL, from the coding sequence ATGATAAATAAAAGTTTATTAGAAAGTTATTTTAGTTCGCTTTTTGAAGAAGAATTAATAGATGAAATGGTTCAAATTGGGCAAATTCGTTCCTTTGAGGAAAATGAAATCTTAATAGATTTAAATCAAACTATCTCACATATGCCCTTGCTTTTGCATGGTGCGATACGAATTATGCGTGATGATGATAATGATGGAGAGCTTTTATTGTACTATTTAGAAAAAGGTGATACTTGTGCCATGACTATGACCTGTTGTTTGGGGACAAAAACAAGTAACATCCGTGCAACGGCAGAAACCGATGGTGAAATGTTGATGATTCCGGTTCAAAAAATGGATGAATGGTTAGCCAAATATGCAACTTGGCGCGCTTTTGTTTTTAATAGTTATCAAGATCGTTTAGACGAAATGATGCGTTCTATAGATAATTTAGCTTTTAATGATTCAAAAGGTCGATTAAAAAATTATTTAATAGAAGTTGCTAGTGTTAATAAAACACGAACAGTAAATAAAACACATGCAGAAATTGCTTATGAAATGAATACCTCTCGTGTGGTAATTTCTCGATTGATAAAAGCATTAGAAAATGAAGGTTTTATTAAGCAACAACGTAACAGCATTACGATTTTATAA